Genomic DNA from Veillonella criceti:
TCACTGCCTTCTCGGTCCATAGTAAACCCATGTCCATCACTTTTCGCATAGCCAACCTCATAGCCTAATGCGGTAAATAGTTGTATTAACTTTGTAGCCACTAAAGTCTTACCTGTCTTAGACTGTTCTGCCACAACAAATATCATAGGCACTTTACGCTCCTTATTCAGAGCTAACGACTTCGCTAATTTATAATCTAAGGGCGTATTTATATTTTTATAATCTAACGCATGAGTATCCACTGCTATAAATTCTGTGTTTACTCTGTCAAATAAGGCGCGTACTTGAAATATACCTTGAGCTAACAATTCTTTAATAGGTTCTACACAACGCCGACTATATAAAGCAGCCAACGGCTCTAACTGCCCTGCCATAGTGGGTACTACACAATCAGTAGGTGTCTTGCCTAGCTGCTGCAGCATATTACAAGTACTACCAAATGAAAAGTGATTAAAAAACGGCATATCAATTGAAACAGCTAAATACACTTCACTACGCCCTACAGATAAACCAGCTAGCAAGCCACTAAGTGGTCCCCGACTTTCTCCTTGATCGGGCACCACATACATAGTAAGAGTAGGCTCATTCACTATTTCCCATTGATAGCGCATAGTGCTGTCTGGTTGAATGTTGGCAACTTCTGTTTGGTTAAGTGCCACATGACCTTGTCGATCACTCAGTGGATGAGATGCATATAATTGACCTGGCAATAAACTTAAATCAATCGATTCATTGGTTGAAATAACAATATCTATAGGATCGACAGCTCTTGTTTTTTCAAGGAGCGTTGTCAAAAAAGTACCATGCCCCCAAGCTAGGTTGGCTTTATTTTGCCCCATTCGCGAACTTTTACCACCTGTTAAAATTAAAACGCCTCGCTTATACGCATGATGTCCATCCGTGCGCTCTAAAACAAGTCGTTTCATAGTATCACCTTCTTTGTAATCCCTTCGTAATGCGCGTATAAAATAAAACAATAACCATTAAGTTAATAACTAATTCTGGAATCATATAACTCGCATTATAAATCATCGAATATAGCCATGGATTTTGACCCGCTGGTGCATACGCCGCAAACACAACCGCCCCTGAAACGACAGAACAAAGCCACCGCAAGGAACATCCAGCCAATACGCCCCCAATAGCACCACTGCGACTATTACGGAAAAAGCCAGCCACACCAATAGCACCATACCCCAAAATATAGTCTAATAAAATACTTAAGAAATGAAGAGAAAATTTAAAGCCTAATAAAAACTCAATAAGTCCATAGGCCATACAAGTAATCAGCCCCCATTTACCGCCCCAACGCAATGCGAAAATAATGAGCGGTACCAAGTTAGCGGCATTCACTGATCCGCCTTGAGGCATTTGAAATAATACAACAAAATGCAGTACATATGCGATTGCAATGGAGAGTCCTGCTTCTACTAACATACGGGTCCGTTGTTTCTGTTCCATATCTTCTCCTTTGGGCTTAGCCCCTATACTCAAAAAACAACTAAATGTTAAGTATTAGCCTCTCCTTAAGCGTATGTTTACCCAATACCTGCCAATACAAATTAATTATACTTCTTTCCCTTCCCAAAAGGCAAATCAGAACGTTTTCAAA
This window encodes:
- a CDS encoding molybdopterin-guanine dinucleotide biosynthesis protein MobB, coding for MKRLVLERTDGHHAYKRGVLILTGGKSSRMGQNKANLAWGHGTFLTTLLEKTRAVDPIDIVISTNESIDLSLLPGQLYASHPLSDRQGHVALNQTEVANIQPDSTMRYQWEIVNEPTLTMYVVPDQGESRGPLSGLLAGLSVGRSEVYLAVSIDMPFFNHFSFGSTCNMLQQLGKTPTDCVVPTMAGQLEPLAALYSRRCVEPIKELLAQGIFQVRALFDRVNTEFIAVDTHALDYKNINTPLDYKLAKSLALNKERKVPMIFVVAEQSKTGKTLVATKLIQLFTALGYEVGYAKSDGHGFTMDREGSDTWLASQAGAKAIAISGPTQYAMLVSHNEKKDIISLAENLLVDLVIVETRSRGMLPSIEVLPSHTAGSRQEALIETSVINEAMVIADVKEGATQSEDSERAHFSLHQLETLAGWLKQQILPER
- the thiT gene encoding energy-coupled thiamine transporter ThiT — its product is MEQKQRTRMLVEAGLSIAIAYVLHFVVLFQMPQGGSVNAANLVPLIIFALRWGGKWGLITCMAYGLIEFLLGFKFSLHFLSILLDYILGYGAIGVAGFFRNSRSGAIGGVLAGCSLRWLCSVVSGAVVFAAYAPAGQNPWLYSMIYNASYMIPELVINLMVIVLFYTRITKGLQRR